AAATATTTTTTCGTATATAAAAGTGAAGGAGAAAAAGATGGCTGATAAATTAAAATTTGAAATTATCGAAGAATTGATTGTGCTTTCGGAGAATGCTAAAGGTTGGCGTAAAGAGTTGAACCGGGTGTCTTGGAATGACGCTGAGCCGAAGTATGATTTGCGCACTTGGTCACCAGATCACGAAAAAATGGGCAAGGGAATCACTTTGTCTGATGAGGAATTTGCTGTGCTTTTGAAAGAGCTGGGAAATAAATAAGAATTAAAAAATACTCCTGATTTCAGGAGTATTTTTTAGACAAAAATCATCACGGTGAGAACAATATAGATGATCAGGGTAATGATAAATGTTAGGCGCCACCAGAGTTTGAGAAATCTGCGATAGGTGAACCGTTTGTAATAAAATAAATCAAGCAGCAGCAAGGTCAGTGCTAAGCCAGAAATGATGAGGATATAGTAGGGCAAAATGCTAATGCTGGTTATATTTTTAGAAAAAAGATGGATACCTAAGATGAGAAAAAGGGTCAAAACGTCTGGAATTTTCAATTTTCGATTCGTCAAACGACGGAGCCGAAAAAATTTGAAGATGAAAACGAGCGCAATAAACGTGATAAAAGGATAAAGCGCCATGAGAACTTTTGTAAACATAGCTTAATTGTAGCGGTTTTGGGCTAGTTTGTAAAGTATTTGTTGGTGTGTGAGAGGGCACGAATCAGGGCTAGACCAAAGACTGTGACGAGAATGGCTTTGACAATCTCAACGATGATGAACGGTGTAAAGCCAAGTTTCAGAGCAATTGTCCAGTCTACTTGGGTGAAATATTTGAGCCACATCGTGCCAATAACCAGCATGAGGAGGTGACCAATGATATTGATTATCAAAGCGGGCAGAGGGCTATAATGAACTTTGTGGAGCGCCCAAGAAATAAAGGTTCCCATGAGGAGAAAAGCAACCAGAAAACCTCCAGTTGGCCCAAAAAGAACAGCAATCCCAGAAGCACCTCCAGTGAAGACCGGCAGGCCAATGAAGCCAAGGAGGAGATAAAGGAGAATCGAAAGAAAAGTCTCGCGAGGCTTGAGAACAGTGGCGACAAGCCCAATGGCTAGGGTTTGGAGAGTGACAGGGACGATACCAATAGGAATCGCTAAGGGCGAGAGGGCAGCAATAATTGCCGTGCCAAGAGCAATGATAGTGAGGGTTTGAGTTTTCATTTCGTTTTTCCTTTATTTTATAGTTGAAATAAAATATACTAAAAATTTATTTTTTTTGCAAATTTCCGAGTGTTTTTAATAAAAAAGAGCTAAAAAAAGCTCTTGGGAATAGAGAAAATGCTGACGAAATTGATTTCTTAAATCCGTCAGTAATTTGGTCAGTAATGTTTTTAGTTTATTTCGCGAATCTCAACAAATTGGGCGTGAACAAAATCACCTAACAGGCGTGGTGCTATCTGGATACTCCGTCCGATTTCGCCTGCGGAGCAGATGATAAGATCGTGTTCAAGAGCGATATTATCAATAAAAATAGGAAATTTTTTGTTCTGCCAGATGCCGACAGGATTATTGGCGCCGTGAACATAGCCGGTTGTTTTTTGCAAGTCTTTTTGCGGAATCATGCTGACTTTTTTATTGCCGGAAACTTTCGCCAATTTTTTTTCAGAGAGGTGTTCGGTCAGAGGCAAAATGCCGATGATGGGGCCAGTCTTGTCGCCAATGAGCGCCAGCGTTTTGTAAATGTCGCTGCGTTCAATGTTTAAGGGTAATCCGCCTTCTTCTAGCGCATTGATTGCAAGACTGCTGTGTTCAATTTTAGCTTTGTCTAGAATTTGATCAACAAGGGTTTTCTTTAATTTTTGCTTTTTTGCCATAGTTTTATTATAGAAGATTTTGCTGATGCTGACAAGTTTCCTAGATTTTTTGCTCGAGAAAATGCTGACGCAATTTATTTTGTTTGAAAGATTTTAGGAAATTTTTTGACGAAAATACTCAAGATGATACCGGCTGCGACTGCGGTCAAGATGCCACTGATTCCATTGACAGCAAGAGAATAAGCAACGGCTCCCCAGCCTTTCCAAGCGTACTGGCTCCAAAAAATAATCCCTGCCAAAAAATGGAAAAAATATTTGACCAGAACAGCGATGAAGATTCCGCTGAGGACAGGAAAAAGTTTGAGCTTTGTAGTTTTTTGAGCGAAAAGTCCCGCTAATCCAAGGCAAACTGGAGCAATAAGATATTCCAGTCCGGCTTGAGTGAGCGTCAAAATATAAGCATGACCAGTAATAAGGGCTAAAATTCCCCAGATTAAGCCACCGAACGCTCCAGCCGCGAGGCCTCGCCGCAAGCTTAAAAGCAAAATCGGAATACAGGCAATCTCAATGATAATCCAGCCATAAACCGTGTTGGGAATCAGGCTGATCACGAAGGCGAGTGCTGCCATGAAAGCAATTTCCGTCAGTAGGCGGATGTTGAATTTAGAATTAGACATAAGTTCCTCCTAGAGCTTTTAACTTTTTTGTCAGTAGAGAAAATACTGACGAAAAGTCAAAAAAACTCCTTTTTGATGCGCACAAAAGGAGGGGTTTGAGATTAGACAATTGTCTTGACACATTCCTACGCTGGCATTACCCAGATCAGGTCAGATGGTATTTCTCGCTATTAACTGGCTAACTGCCTGGTTAATAGACCCATTGTGCAAATGTTTTGGTTACTTTTTAAGTTTAGCATATTTTTTGCGGAAAAGCGCTCTGGAAAACTTTTTAATTATTATGTTATAGATTACAGTGGAATAACAGTGGTTGTTTAACTTGAAATATAAGAGGTGAAAAAACAATAAAAATCACTTTTTCTAAGATTTTTATTGTTTTTTTCTTTTCTTTTTTTAAACTTAAAAAATATTTAAGGCAACATAAAAAATCCGTAATTCAAAAGTCTATAAAGTTTGGTAAAATTACTTTATAGACAAATTCGGATAGCAAATGCGATCGAGTGAGTAATGATGAAAATTGGTACAGAGAGCTTGTGGTGGTGAAAACAGGCACAATGGAAATCGTGAAAATGGCTTGATTTTCGCAGCGGAGATGAGGTTTTATACTAAATTTTCGACGGTTGGTTCTCGTTATTGAACTTGAAAGTTGCCTTTGTTCCAGTGATGGTTTGGCTTTACGAGTAAATGAATGTTGGGAACTTCCGTTGTTCAACCGAATATTCAGCTTGTGAGTGACAAAGTGCTGGAATCAAGAATGGTACCACGATTTAGCTCGTTTCTTATTTAGAAATGGGCTATTTTTATTCAGTGGATTGCTTTTGCTTAACGAGATTTGTAGGAGAGAAGCTGACAACTGCAGGGTCAGTTGCTCTTGAAAATAAGAATTTATTATAGGAAATGATAGTGCGAGGCATTATCAAGGGAGAAAAAACATGAATCCAAGAAATCGAAATATTTTGATTGCTGCCGTTGTTGTTGTCATCATTGCGGTTGCTGCTTTCTTTGGCTTGAGCCATAAATCAACGAACAAAACGGCGACAAGCGCTGATAAAACAGTCAAAATTGGTGTGATGACTGGAACAAAAGAAGATGATACAATTTGGAACACTGTGGCTAAAACAGCGAAAGACAAATATGGTATCACTTTGAAATTCACGCATTTTACAGATTACACACAACCAAATACAGCCCTTAAAAATGGCGAAATTGACTTGAATGCTTTCCAACATTATGCTTTCTTGAACGCTTGGAATAAAGCAAACAAAGGAACTTTGACAGCGATTGGGGACACAGTTATTTCACCAATTCGTCTTTATTCAAAAAAATTAACTTCTTTGGATCAGATCAAAGATGGTGATACCATTGCAGTACCAAATGATGCGTCAAATGAAAGCCGCTCACTTTACGTGTTGAAAGCAGCTGGTTTGATCAAACTGGATGTTTCTGGAAGCACATTGGCTACGGTTAAAGATATTAGCTCAAATCCAAAAAACTTGAATATCAAAGAACTTGATGCAGCTCAAACACCACGCGCACTTGATTCTGTCGCTGGCGCTGTCATCAATGATGACTTTGCAACAACGGCTAATTTAACTGCAAAAGAAGCGATTTTCACTGAGCCTGTCAACAAAGATAGCCAACAGTGGATTAACATTATCGTTGCCAACAAAAAAGATGTCAACAATAAAGTTTACAAAGACGTTGTGAAAGCTTATGAAACAAGCGCAACGAAAAAAGCAATTGAAAAAGCTTATCCAGATAAAAGCAAAATCCCAGCTTGGGGTTTGGATTTGAAATAAGCATGTAAAATTTTAAACAAAAGTCCCTAGTTTTAGGGACTTTTGCCCTAAGTAGCAAAAATGTTGTATAAAAAATACGGAAAGTAGGAAAAAAGATGAATCCTAGGAATCGGAATTTACTTATTGCAATTATTGTTGTCGTCATTGTAGCGGTGGGTGGTTTCTTCGCACTAAATCATAAAGGCAAATCAAACCAAGCAGCAACGCAAAAAACGGTTACCGTAGGGATTATGAGCGGTAATAAACAAGAACAAAGCATCTGGAAAACTGTGGCGGCCACAGCCAAAGCAAAATATGATTTGAAGCTCAAATTTGTTTATTTCACGGATTATAATCAGCCCAATGAGGCCCTACTTTCTGGCGATATTGATGTGAATGCTTTCCAATCTTATAATTACGTTGAAACATGGAATAAAGCGCATAAGAGTGATATTGTATCGGTTGGAAATACGTTCATTACGCCAATGCATATTTATTCGAAGCAACTCACAAAATTGGCTGATTTAAAAGCAGGTTCAACCGTAGCTATTCCAAACGATCCTTCAAATGAAAGCCGAGCTTTGTTTGTTTTACAAAGTGCTGGTCTGCTCAAATTGAACACGACAGACGTCAGCAAATTGGTCAGCTTGACGGATATTACGGAAAATCCGCACCAATTGAAAGTCAAAGAAGTGGACGCTAGCCAAACGCCACGTGCTCTTGATTCAGTAGCTATTTCTGTGGTCAATTACAATTATGCCACAGCTGCCAGCTTGCCAAAATCAGAATCAATCTTCATGGAGCCTTTGAACAAAGCCTCTGCGCAATACATCAACTTCATTGCCACAACAAGTAAGCAAAAAAACAACAAAACTTTCAAAGAAGTCGCCAAAGCTTATGCCACAAAAGCCACAGCCAAAGAAATGAAAGTTCAATATCCAGATGGCGGAGAAATTCCAGCATGGAACTTGAAGTTGTGAGCAAGAGAAATTGCTGACGTAAATGCTTTGAGCCAGAAAAAATGCTGACGTAAATTTCGTCAGTAAAAAAGTCGAAGAAAATGATAAAAGGAGACAATGATGAATCCTAAAGTTCGAAAAATCATTGTGGGACTTGCACTTTTGGTCATCGTTGGTGGGGCAGTTGGTCTTTTCGTCTCAAGACAGGAAGGGGCGAAAAAATCAGCAGCCAGCAATACGGTCAAATTGGGCCTGATGCCTGGGGGAAAACAAGAAGACATCATCTGGAAGCAAGTTCAAAAAAATGCTAAAGATCAATATGGAATCACGATAAAATTTGTGAATTTCACAGATGGAGATCAGCCCAATAAAGCGCTAGTTAATCACGAAATTGACCTCAATGCTTTCCAACATTATGCATATTTAAAATCATGGAATAAAGTTAATAATGGAAATATTGTGTCCATTGGTGATACAATAATTACACCGATTCATTTATATTCGACAAAATACAAAAAAGTGGCGGATATTCCTGACGGAAGTACAATTGCGATTCCGAGCGACGTGACCAACGAAAGTCGGGCGCTTTATCTGCTGAAAAATGCTGGTTTGATTAAGCTTGACACTTCGCGCGGTGCTTTGGCGACAGTCAAAGATATCGTAGCCAATCCGAAAAAACTGCAAGTCAAAGAACTTGATGCGTCGCAAACAGCGCGTGCACTCAGTTCCGTTGCGGCTTCAGTCATCAACTATAATTTTGCAATTTCGGCGAAAATTCCCGCTCATGCCTCAATTTTTGCTGAACCTTTGAACGCTGATTCTGCGCAATGGATCAATTTCATTGCCGCCAATAAAGCAGACAAAAATAACAAAACTTACAAAAAAGTTGTCAAAGCCTATGAGCAAGCCAACATTTCAGCGCTCATCAAAAAAGAATATCCAGACGCAGGCGAATTGCCCGCATGGAATCTAAAATTATAAACCAGAGTTCTCGCCATTGCGAGATTCTCTGTCAATGCTAACAAAACTCCCAGAGA
The DNA window shown above is from Lactococcus sp. S-13 and carries:
- a CDS encoding MetQ/NlpA family ABC transporter substrate-binding protein, encoding MNPRNRNILIAAVVVVIIAVAAFFGLSHKSTNKTATSADKTVKIGVMTGTKEDDTIWNTVAKTAKDKYGITLKFTHFTDYTQPNTALKNGEIDLNAFQHYAFLNAWNKANKGTLTAIGDTVISPIRLYSKKLTSLDQIKDGDTIAVPNDASNESRSLYVLKAAGLIKLDVSGSTLATVKDISSNPKNLNIKELDAAQTPRALDSVAGAVINDDFATTANLTAKEAIFTEPVNKDSQQWINIIVANKKDVNNKVYKDVVKAYETSATKKAIEKAYPDKSKIPAWGLDLK
- a CDS encoding YdbC family protein translates to MADKLKFEIIEELIVLSENAKGWRKELNRVSWNDAEPKYDLRTWSPDHEKMGKGITLSDEEFAVLLKELGNK
- a CDS encoding DUF3397 domain-containing protein, which produces MFTKVLMALYPFITFIALVFIFKFFRLRRLTNRKLKIPDVLTLFLILGIHLFSKNITSISILPYYILIISGLALTLLLLDLFYYKRFTYRRFLKLWWRLTFIITLIIYIVLTVMIFV
- a CDS encoding aminoacyl-tRNA deacylase, which encodes MAKKQKLKKTLVDQILDKAKIEHSSLAINALEEGGLPLNIERSDIYKTLALIGDKTGPIIGILPLTEHLSEKKLAKVSGNKKVSMIPQKDLQKTTGYVHGANNPVGIWQNKKFPIFIDNIALEHDLIICSAGEIGRSIQIAPRLLGDFVHAQFVEIREIN
- the thiT gene encoding energy-coupled thiamine transporter ThiT, with translation MSNSKFNIRLLTEIAFMAALAFVISLIPNTVYGWIIIEIACIPILLLSLRRGLAAGAFGGLIWGILALITGHAYILTLTQAGLEYLIAPVCLGLAGLFAQKTTKLKLFPVLSGIFIAVLVKYFFHFLAGIIFWSQYAWKGWGAVAYSLAVNGISGILTAVAAGIILSIFVKKFPKIFQTK
- a CDS encoding MetQ/NlpA family ABC transporter substrate-binding protein, which gives rise to MNPKVRKIIVGLALLVIVGGAVGLFVSRQEGAKKSAASNTVKLGLMPGGKQEDIIWKQVQKNAKDQYGITIKFVNFTDGDQPNKALVNHEIDLNAFQHYAYLKSWNKVNNGNIVSIGDTIITPIHLYSTKYKKVADIPDGSTIAIPSDVTNESRALYLLKNAGLIKLDTSRGALATVKDIVANPKKLQVKELDASQTARALSSVAASVINYNFAISAKIPAHASIFAEPLNADSAQWINFIAANKADKNNKTYKKVVKAYEQANISALIKKEYPDAGELPAWNLKL
- a CDS encoding biotin transporter BioY: MKTQTLTIIALGTAIIAALSPLAIPIGIVPVTLQTLAIGLVATVLKPRETFLSILLYLLLGFIGLPVFTGGASGIAVLFGPTGGFLVAFLLMGTFISWALHKVHYSPLPALIINIIGHLLMLVIGTMWLKYFTQVDWTIALKLGFTPFIIVEIVKAILVTVFGLALIRALSHTNKYFTN
- a CDS encoding MetQ/NlpA family ABC transporter substrate-binding protein — encoded protein: MNPRNRNLLIAIIVVVIVAVGGFFALNHKGKSNQAATQKTVTVGIMSGNKQEQSIWKTVAATAKAKYDLKLKFVYFTDYNQPNEALLSGDIDVNAFQSYNYVETWNKAHKSDIVSVGNTFITPMHIYSKQLTKLADLKAGSTVAIPNDPSNESRALFVLQSAGLLKLNTTDVSKLVSLTDITENPHQLKVKEVDASQTPRALDSVAISVVNYNYATAASLPKSESIFMEPLNKASAQYINFIATTSKQKNNKTFKEVAKAYATKATAKEMKVQYPDGGEIPAWNLKL